One window from the genome of Prosthecobacter sp. SYSU 5D2 encodes:
- a CDS encoding OmpA family protein, giving the protein MRFFLLYSAFALGLCSCTTPPALLQEQEADIVFALGPKEGFTSPMAAPLKPACPALEFPGTSFALNGGQKKTLQGLAADWKETKLRYLIAGYTPPELPGDYARSLSERRAQAVRQYLIENGVEAASLQTIGFGHDSAPSGPSTSVVVIYKQ; this is encoded by the coding sequence ATGAGATTTTTTCTTTTATACTCTGCGTTCGCCCTCGGCCTGTGCAGTTGCACCACTCCTCCGGCCCTGCTTCAGGAGCAGGAGGCCGACATCGTTTTTGCCCTGGGGCCCAAAGAAGGCTTCACCAGCCCAATGGCCGCCCCGTTGAAGCCTGCCTGTCCGGCCCTGGAATTCCCCGGCACCAGCTTTGCCCTGAATGGCGGGCAGAAGAAAACCCTGCAAGGCCTGGCCGCTGACTGGAAGGAGACGAAGCTACGTTATCTCATCGCTGGTTATACTCCGCCGGAACTGCCTGGGGATTATGCACGCAGCCTTTCCGAAAGACGTGCCCAGGCCGTGCGGCAGTACCTGATTGAAAACGGCGTGGAAGCCGCCAGCCTGCAAACCATCGGCTTCGGCCATGACTCCGCCCCCTCCGGCCCGAGCACCAGTGTGGTAGTCATTTACAAGCAGTAA
- a CDS encoding TonB C-terminal domain-containing protein, whose translation MRSASPKTPLEPMAAAFIGVALLHFLAGGVIWGLLPLWKPALPGQKGDTDDMEGRYWFAPADYKREGVVAPALPENAPVDAANTADVSKPPPEAKPKVVGEAKKSPGTLADNPVQPAPAPQSAVVRPTSKIITLSPVLDVEGKEVPLVKSTRPPVTMMDMLKQEKLEEVEKKAAGGADMDPVLKALEEALMETWNAPSLSDVPVLQRDAKLRIVISRDGGIAETKMVKTSGSAVLDETVTQAGASLKKISQSLPSSFPKDRYTVEVNFHIE comes from the coding sequence ATGCGATCCGCCTCCCCTAAAACCCCACTGGAGCCGATGGCGGCCGCCTTTATCGGGGTGGCATTGCTCCATTTCCTGGCAGGCGGTGTGATCTGGGGCCTGCTGCCGCTGTGGAAGCCTGCGCTTCCCGGCCAGAAGGGCGATACGGACGACATGGAAGGCCGCTATTGGTTTGCCCCGGCAGATTACAAACGCGAAGGTGTGGTTGCGCCCGCTCTGCCCGAAAATGCACCTGTCGATGCGGCTAACACGGCTGATGTCTCAAAGCCACCGCCAGAAGCAAAGCCAAAGGTTGTGGGCGAGGCAAAGAAGTCTCCGGGCACGTTGGCCGATAATCCCGTGCAGCCCGCCCCGGCCCCGCAGTCTGCGGTGGTGCGCCCCACCAGCAAGATCATCACACTTTCCCCGGTGCTGGATGTGGAAGGCAAAGAAGTGCCCCTGGTGAAATCCACCCGGCCTCCCGTGACCATGATGGACATGCTCAAGCAGGAGAAGCTGGAGGAGGTGGAAAAAAAGGCGGCGGGAGGTGCGGACATGGACCCCGTGCTAAAGGCGCTGGAGGAGGCCCTGATGGAGACGTGGAATGCTCCGTCTCTGAGCGATGTACCGGTCCTGCAACGTGACGCGAAGCTGAGGATCGTCATCAGCCGCGATGGAGGAATTGCCGAAACGAAGATGGTCAAAACCTCCGGATCTGCGGTCCTGGATGAGACGGTCACCCAGGCGGGAGCATCGCTGAAAAAGATTTCGCAGTCTCTCCCTTCAAGTTTTCCGAAAGACCGCTACACTGTGGAGGTAAACTTCCACATCGAGTAA
- a CDS encoding biopolymer transporter ExbD, producing MKRASQRHLPVYVNQVNITALLDLVLVLLLVFIVAVPFLRREKVVETVPLVLPEELPKRDSVPKERILLVIQRDQKIVLEGKTVTGEQLMPEIKKQLATRPDSGVLVKMPSNFAAGSLARLMEEMNRAGVRHTAVEVVESSKP from the coding sequence ATGAAGCGTGCTTCCCAGCGTCATCTGCCGGTTTATGTGAACCAGGTGAACATCACAGCCCTGCTGGACCTGGTGCTGGTGTTGCTGCTGGTTTTCATTGTCGCGGTTCCTTTCCTGCGCCGGGAGAAGGTGGTGGAGACCGTGCCGCTGGTCCTGCCTGAGGAACTGCCGAAAAGGGATTCAGTACCGAAGGAACGCATCCTCCTGGTGATCCAGCGGGATCAAAAGATCGTACTAGAAGGGAAAACGGTGACGGGGGAGCAACTGATGCCGGAGATCAAGAAGCAGCTCGCTACCCGGCCGGACAGCGGCGTGCTGGTAAAAATGCCGTCCAACTTTGCCGCCGGTTCGTTGGCCAGATTGATGGAAGAGATGAACCGCGCGGGAGTCCGGCACACGGCTGTCGAGGTGGTGGAAAGTTCCAAGCCTTGA
- a CDS encoding MotA/TolQ/ExbB proton channel family protein — MHLTPLAAVSGLQFGLENLSLPSLVIAGLLAGLSIISWTVLMVKWHLLGRARAANNVFMGKFRESAHPLALYLTREREAVSPMYHVYHEACRELAFYLVGEEEPGRSFNSRLQGAGRITSSQMGAVQNAMERAVVTAATKAEGKLGILATILAAAPFLGLLGTVWGMLDVFALLAQTEGEAGMAALAPGVCSALLTTLLALFVTLPSLIAYNYLVSKIRGLIVRLDNFANELSGVLDRQFVDHRSPDESLPSLGEMGAPTMPGFSNPPTQSLAPGSKLTTA; from the coding sequence ATGCATTTGACTCCACTCGCTGCGGTGTCCGGCCTTCAGTTCGGGCTGGAAAATCTCTCTCTGCCCAGCCTCGTCATTGCGGGACTGCTGGCGGGCCTGTCCATCATCAGCTGGACGGTCCTGATGGTGAAGTGGCACCTGCTCGGGCGGGCGCGGGCGGCGAACAATGTCTTCATGGGCAAGTTCCGCGAGAGCGCGCATCCGCTGGCCCTTTACCTGACCCGGGAGCGGGAGGCGGTGTCGCCCATGTATCATGTGTATCATGAGGCGTGCCGGGAGCTGGCCTTTTACCTGGTGGGGGAGGAAGAGCCTGGGCGCAGCTTTAACAGCCGGCTGCAGGGGGCGGGGCGCATCACGTCCTCCCAGATGGGCGCGGTCCAGAATGCCATGGAGCGGGCGGTGGTGACGGCGGCGACAAAGGCGGAGGGGAAGCTGGGCATCCTGGCCACAATACTGGCGGCGGCGCCTTTCCTGGGACTGCTAGGCACTGTGTGGGGGATGCTGGACGTCTTTGCCCTCCTGGCGCAGACGGAAGGGGAGGCTGGTATGGCGGCCCTGGCCCCGGGCGTCTGCTCGGCCCTGCTGACGACTCTGCTGGCGCTGTTTGTGACGCTGCCCAGCCTGATCGCCTACAACTACCTGGTGTCCAAAATCCGGGGGCTGATTGTGCGGCTGGACAATTTTGCCAATGAACTGAGCGGCGTCCTGGACCGACAGTTTGTGGATCATCGCAGCCCGGATGAAAGCCTGCCGAGCCTGGGCGAGATGGGTGCTCCGACGATGCCCGGCTTCAGCAACCCGCCCACCCAGTCCCTGGCACCCGGAAGCAAACTGACCACCGCATGA
- the trmD gene encoding tRNA (guanosine(37)-N1)-methyltransferase TrmD codes for MRLDVITLFPELITVPMGTSIMGRAQEKGAVEVHVHDLREHGLGRHKQVDDTPYGGGQGMLLRPEPLFAALEKVHTEKARVILMSPAGRRFDQAAAQRLAGEEHLIFLSGHYEGMDQRVVDHWVDEELSLGDYVLTNGAIAAVVVMDAIVRLLPGVLGDDLSAVEESFGASGLLEAPHYTKPAEFEGLRVPDILLSGNHGRIAEWRREQALERTRRMRPDLLGEAGEGG; via the coding sequence GTGCGCCTGGACGTCATCACTCTGTTTCCTGAACTCATCACTGTTCCGATGGGCACAAGCATCATGGGTCGGGCCCAGGAGAAGGGGGCGGTGGAGGTACATGTGCATGATCTGCGGGAGCATGGGCTGGGCCGGCACAAACAGGTGGATGATACGCCGTATGGCGGGGGGCAAGGGATGCTGCTGAGGCCGGAGCCGCTGTTCGCGGCGCTGGAGAAGGTGCATACGGAGAAGGCGCGGGTGATTTTGATGTCGCCTGCGGGGAGGCGTTTTGACCAGGCGGCGGCGCAGCGGCTGGCTGGGGAGGAGCATCTGATTTTCCTGTCCGGACACTATGAGGGCATGGACCAGCGGGTGGTGGACCACTGGGTGGATGAGGAGCTGAGCCTGGGTGACTATGTGCTGACGAACGGGGCCATCGCGGCGGTGGTGGTGATGGACGCGATTGTGCGGCTGCTGCCGGGGGTGCTGGGGGATGACCTGAGCGCGGTGGAGGAGTCCTTTGGCGCAAGCGGGCTGCTGGAAGCACCGCACTACACGAAGCCGGCGGAGTTTGAGGGACTGCGGGTGCCGGATATTTTACTCAGCGGGAACCATGGGAGGATCGCGGAGTGGCGGCGAGAGCAGGCGCTGGAGAGGACGCGGAGGATGCGGCCGGATTTGTTGGGGGAGGCGGGGGAAGGAGGGTAA
- the murI gene encoding glutamate racemase, translating to MTAPDSSAPLGVFDSGVGGLTVVRALRELLPDESIIYLGDTARVPYGSKSPDTIRRFSVEDTQFLVGHGVKAVIVACNTATAHALPLLQSTFRVPVIGVLEPGVEATLSDPNCERVGIIGTAGTIRSSAYQYALAMRKPGLQIHAIPTPLLVPFVEEGWTDHPALESVLHEYLTPLLDKGVDTLVLGCTHYPLLVPLLKKMLGDQLRLVDSASTCAAHVKTLLEAQNLLRLPGEKPTLDIYLTDLAEQAEALAKRFLGSTFNKVKKATL from the coding sequence ATGACCGCTCCTGATTCCTCCGCCCCCCTCGGTGTCTTTGATTCCGGCGTCGGTGGCCTCACCGTCGTCCGCGCCCTGCGGGAGCTCCTGCCGGATGAGTCCATCATCTACCTCGGCGATACCGCCCGTGTGCCTTATGGCTCCAAATCCCCCGACACCATCCGCCGCTTTTCTGTGGAGGACACCCAGTTCCTCGTCGGCCATGGGGTCAAGGCCGTCATCGTCGCCTGCAACACCGCCACCGCCCACGCCCTGCCGCTCCTGCAGTCCACCTTCCGCGTTCCTGTCATCGGCGTCTTGGAGCCCGGCGTCGAGGCCACCCTGTCAGATCCAAACTGCGAGCGCGTCGGCATCATCGGCACCGCCGGCACCATCCGCAGCAGTGCGTATCAGTACGCACTCGCCATGCGCAAGCCCGGCCTTCAGATCCACGCCATCCCAACCCCCCTCCTCGTCCCCTTCGTCGAAGAAGGCTGGACTGACCATCCCGCCCTTGAGTCCGTCCTCCACGAGTATTTGACTCCCCTCCTGGACAAAGGCGTGGACACCCTCGTCCTCGGCTGCACCCACTATCCTCTCCTCGTCCCCCTGTTGAAAAAAATGCTCGGCGACCAACTGCGCCTCGTGGACAGCGCCAGCACCTGCGCCGCCCACGTGAAAACCCTGCTTGAGGCACAAAACCTCCTCCGCCTCCCCGGCGAAAAACCCACTCTCGACATCTACCTCACCGACCTCGCCGAGCAGGCCGAAGCTCTCGCCAAACGCTTCCTCGGCAGCACCTTCAACAAAGTCAAAAAAGCCACCCTGTAA